Proteins from a single region of Cydia splendana chromosome 9, ilCydSple1.2, whole genome shotgun sequence:
- the LOC134793531 gene encoding cystinosin homolog isoform X4, with protein sequence MTLIRHCDCVTERNKLKAVKMARGSMFGCGSSSHSVMFVKVAVAVLFLGLPCAQSQVEKMYVDVTEVNLLVDETRLFKLIQIGEYNETIDVTIQPQHPDIVQFSPSHVLIPGVESPNTTVEISYDISAHGKSPGHSDVSFNVTPSGIVNMDTVFILVTVMHSNAIYIISYIMGWVYFAAWSVSFYPQIYTNFKRKSVVGLNFDFLALNLMGFTMYSLFNCGLYFSSEIQAEYFARHPKSLNPVQLNDVFFSLHAVFATLITIIQCCLYEREEQRVSLAGRGILGVFGLVVIVTAILGGVGTVAWLDFLYYCSYIKLAITLIKYVPQAYMNYKRKSTVGWSIGNIFLDFTGGFLSIFQMVLNAYNYNDWISFFGDATKFGLGLFSLVFDVFFILQHYVFYRNADEKKYDLNGKA encoded by the exons ATGACATTAATACGGCATTGTGATTGTGTTACAG AAAGGAACAAATTGAAAGCAGTAAAAATGGCGCGCGGTAGTATGTTTGGATGTGGATCTTCTAGTCATAGCGTAATGTTTGTTAAAGTTGCTGTTGCAGTATTGTtcttag GTTTACCATGTGCACAATcgcaagtagaaaaaatgtatGTCGACGTCACAGAAGTCAACCTTTTGGTAGACGAGACGCGACTcttcaaattgattcaaat CGGCGAATACAACGAAACCATAGATGTCACAATACAACCCCAGCACCCAGACATCGTCCAGTTCTCACCGTCTCACGTCTTGATACCGGGCGTGGAGAGTCCCAATACGACAGTCGAGATATCATATGATATCAGCGCGCATGGGAAGAGTCCGGGACATTCCGACGTTTCATTTAACGTCACGCCGAGTGGCATCGTCAA CATGGACACAGTATTCATCCTCGTGACCGTGATGCACTCTAACGCCATCTACATAATCTCGTACATCATGGGCTGGGTGTACTTCGCGGCGTGGTCCGTGTCATTCTACCCGCAAATCTACACCAACTTTAAAAGAAAAAGCGTCGTGGGCCTCAACTTCGATTTCCTTGCGCTCAATCTCATGGGCTTCACCATGTATTCGCTGTTCAATTGCGGCCTATATTTCTCTAGCGAAATACAA GCGGAATACTTCGCTCGACACCCGAAGAGTTTGAATCCAGTGCAGCTGAATGACGTCTTCTTCTCCCTCCACGCTGTATTCGCTACCCTCATTACGATAATTCAGTGCTGCCTATATGAG CGCGAGGAGCAACGTGTTTCGCTGGCGGGTCGCGGGATCTTAGGCGTCTTTGGTCTCGTAGTGATAGTGACTGCCATCTTGGGCGGCGTTGGCACCGTGGCGTGGCTCGACTTCCTATactactgtagctacataaagCTCGCCATCACACTCATCAAATATGTTCCTCAG GCGTACATGAACTACAAGCGCAAGTCGACCGTCGGCTGGAGCATCGGCAACATCTTCCTCGACTTCACGGGCGGGTTCCTCTCCATCTTCCAGATGGTGCTGAACGCGTACAACTACAACGATTGGATCTCCTTCTTCGGCGACGCCACCAAGTTCGGCCTCGGCCTGTTCTCGCTCGTGTTCGATGTGTTCTTCATTCTGCAACACTATGTGTTCTACAG GAATGCCGATGAAAAGAAGTACGATCTCAATGGCAAAGCGTGA
- the LOC134793531 gene encoding cystinosin homolog isoform X3 → MARGSMFGCGSSSHSVMFVKVAVAVLFLGLPCAQSQVEKMYVDVTEVNLLVDETRLFKLIQIGEYNETIDVTIQPQHPDIVQFSPSHVLIPGVESPNTTVEISYDISAHGKSPGHSDVSFNVTPSGIVNMDTVFILVTVMHSNAIYIISYIMGWVYFAAWSVSFYPQIYTNFKRKSVVGLNFDFLALNLMGFTMYSLFNCGLYFSSEIQAEYFARHPKSLNPVQLNDVFFSLHAVFATLITIIQCCLYEREEQRVSLAGRGILGVFGLVVIVTAILGGVGTVAWLDFLYYCSYIKLAITLIKYVPQAYMNYKRKSTVGWSIGNIFLDFTGGFLSIFQMVLNAYNYNDWISFFGDATKFGLGLFSLVFDVFFILQHYVFYRENNDFDVVDSNSSDESSQGETRSGDGREYFLLVDNWNADEKKYDLNGKA, encoded by the exons ATGGCGCGCGGTAGTATGTTTGGATGTGGATCTTCTAGTCATAGCGTAATGTTTGTTAAAGTTGCTGTTGCAGTATTGTtcttag GTTTACCATGTGCACAATcgcaagtagaaaaaatgtatGTCGACGTCACAGAAGTCAACCTTTTGGTAGACGAGACGCGACTcttcaaattgattcaaat CGGCGAATACAACGAAACCATAGATGTCACAATACAACCCCAGCACCCAGACATCGTCCAGTTCTCACCGTCTCACGTCTTGATACCGGGCGTGGAGAGTCCCAATACGACAGTCGAGATATCATATGATATCAGCGCGCATGGGAAGAGTCCGGGACATTCCGACGTTTCATTTAACGTCACGCCGAGTGGCATCGTCAA CATGGACACAGTATTCATCCTCGTGACCGTGATGCACTCTAACGCCATCTACATAATCTCGTACATCATGGGCTGGGTGTACTTCGCGGCGTGGTCCGTGTCATTCTACCCGCAAATCTACACCAACTTTAAAAGAAAAAGCGTCGTGGGCCTCAACTTCGATTTCCTTGCGCTCAATCTCATGGGCTTCACCATGTATTCGCTGTTCAATTGCGGCCTATATTTCTCTAGCGAAATACAA GCGGAATACTTCGCTCGACACCCGAAGAGTTTGAATCCAGTGCAGCTGAATGACGTCTTCTTCTCCCTCCACGCTGTATTCGCTACCCTCATTACGATAATTCAGTGCTGCCTATATGAG CGCGAGGAGCAACGTGTTTCGCTGGCGGGTCGCGGGATCTTAGGCGTCTTTGGTCTCGTAGTGATAGTGACTGCCATCTTGGGCGGCGTTGGCACCGTGGCGTGGCTCGACTTCCTATactactgtagctacataaagCTCGCCATCACACTCATCAAATATGTTCCTCAG GCGTACATGAACTACAAGCGCAAGTCGACCGTCGGCTGGAGCATCGGCAACATCTTCCTCGACTTCACGGGCGGGTTCCTCTCCATCTTCCAGATGGTGCTGAACGCGTACAACTACAACGATTGGATCTCCTTCTTCGGCGACGCCACCAAGTTCGGCCTCGGCCTGTTCTCGCTCGTGTTCGATGTGTTCTTCATTCTGCAACACTATGTGTTCTACAG AGAGAACAACGATTTTGATGTAGTAGACAGTAACAGTAGTGACGAGTCGAGTCAAGGGGAAACGCGGAGTGGTGACGGGCGGGAGTACTTTTTATTGGTCGATAATTG GAATGCCGATGAAAAGAAGTACGATCTCAATGGCAAAGCGTGA
- the LOC134793531 gene encoding cystinosin homolog isoform X1, whose amino-acid sequence MTLIRHCDCVTERNKLKAVKMARGSMFGCGSSSHSVMFVKVAVAVLFLGLPCAQSQVEKMYVDVTEVNLLVDETRLFKLIQIGEYNETIDVTIQPQHPDIVQFSPSHVLIPGVESPNTTVEISYDISAHGKSPGHSDVSFNVTPSGIVNMDTVFILVTVMHSNAIYIISYIMGWVYFAAWSVSFYPQIYTNFKRKSVVGLNFDFLALNLMGFTMYSLFNCGLYFSSEIQAEYFARHPKSLNPVQLNDVFFSLHAVFATLITIIQCCLYEREEQRVSLAGRGILGVFGLVVIVTAILGGVGTVAWLDFLYYCSYIKLAITLIKYVPQAYMNYKRKSTVGWSIGNIFLDFTGGFLSIFQMVLNAYNYNDWISFFGDATKFGLGLFSLVFDVFFILQHYVFYRENNDFDVVDSNSSDESSQGETRSGDGREYFLLVDNWNADEKKYDLNGKA is encoded by the exons ATGACATTAATACGGCATTGTGATTGTGTTACAG AAAGGAACAAATTGAAAGCAGTAAAAATGGCGCGCGGTAGTATGTTTGGATGTGGATCTTCTAGTCATAGCGTAATGTTTGTTAAAGTTGCTGTTGCAGTATTGTtcttag GTTTACCATGTGCACAATcgcaagtagaaaaaatgtatGTCGACGTCACAGAAGTCAACCTTTTGGTAGACGAGACGCGACTcttcaaattgattcaaat CGGCGAATACAACGAAACCATAGATGTCACAATACAACCCCAGCACCCAGACATCGTCCAGTTCTCACCGTCTCACGTCTTGATACCGGGCGTGGAGAGTCCCAATACGACAGTCGAGATATCATATGATATCAGCGCGCATGGGAAGAGTCCGGGACATTCCGACGTTTCATTTAACGTCACGCCGAGTGGCATCGTCAA CATGGACACAGTATTCATCCTCGTGACCGTGATGCACTCTAACGCCATCTACATAATCTCGTACATCATGGGCTGGGTGTACTTCGCGGCGTGGTCCGTGTCATTCTACCCGCAAATCTACACCAACTTTAAAAGAAAAAGCGTCGTGGGCCTCAACTTCGATTTCCTTGCGCTCAATCTCATGGGCTTCACCATGTATTCGCTGTTCAATTGCGGCCTATATTTCTCTAGCGAAATACAA GCGGAATACTTCGCTCGACACCCGAAGAGTTTGAATCCAGTGCAGCTGAATGACGTCTTCTTCTCCCTCCACGCTGTATTCGCTACCCTCATTACGATAATTCAGTGCTGCCTATATGAG CGCGAGGAGCAACGTGTTTCGCTGGCGGGTCGCGGGATCTTAGGCGTCTTTGGTCTCGTAGTGATAGTGACTGCCATCTTGGGCGGCGTTGGCACCGTGGCGTGGCTCGACTTCCTATactactgtagctacataaagCTCGCCATCACACTCATCAAATATGTTCCTCAG GCGTACATGAACTACAAGCGCAAGTCGACCGTCGGCTGGAGCATCGGCAACATCTTCCTCGACTTCACGGGCGGGTTCCTCTCCATCTTCCAGATGGTGCTGAACGCGTACAACTACAACGATTGGATCTCCTTCTTCGGCGACGCCACCAAGTTCGGCCTCGGCCTGTTCTCGCTCGTGTTCGATGTGTTCTTCATTCTGCAACACTATGTGTTCTACAG AGAGAACAACGATTTTGATGTAGTAGACAGTAACAGTAGTGACGAGTCGAGTCAAGGGGAAACGCGGAGTGGTGACGGGCGGGAGTACTTTTTATTGGTCGATAATTG GAATGCCGATGAAAAGAAGTACGATCTCAATGGCAAAGCGTGA
- the LOC134793531 gene encoding cystinosin homolog isoform X2 — MTLIRHCDCVTERNKLKAVKMARGSMFGCGSSSHSVMFVKVAVAVLFLGLPCAQSQVEKMYVDVTEVNLLVDETRLFKLIQIGEYNETIDVTIQPQHPDIVQFSPSHVLIPGVESPNTTVEISYDISAHGKSPGHSDVSFNVTPSGIVNMDTVFILVTVMHSNAIYIISYIMGWVYFAAWSVSFYPQIYTNFKRKSVVGLNFDFLALNLMGFTMYSLFNCGLYFSSEIQAEYFARHPKSLNPVQLNDVFFSLHAVFATLITIIQCCLYEREEQRVSLAGRGILGVFGLVVIVTAILGGVGTVAWLDFLYYCSYIKLAITLIKYVPQAYMNYKRKSTVGWSIGNIFLDFTGGFLSIFQMVLNAYNYNDWISFFGDATKFGLGLFSLVFDVFFILQHYVFYRDARYILLPGTSSEDQENADSPSDHEYSQAESYQGAPTDA; from the exons ATGACATTAATACGGCATTGTGATTGTGTTACAG AAAGGAACAAATTGAAAGCAGTAAAAATGGCGCGCGGTAGTATGTTTGGATGTGGATCTTCTAGTCATAGCGTAATGTTTGTTAAAGTTGCTGTTGCAGTATTGTtcttag GTTTACCATGTGCACAATcgcaagtagaaaaaatgtatGTCGACGTCACAGAAGTCAACCTTTTGGTAGACGAGACGCGACTcttcaaattgattcaaat CGGCGAATACAACGAAACCATAGATGTCACAATACAACCCCAGCACCCAGACATCGTCCAGTTCTCACCGTCTCACGTCTTGATACCGGGCGTGGAGAGTCCCAATACGACAGTCGAGATATCATATGATATCAGCGCGCATGGGAAGAGTCCGGGACATTCCGACGTTTCATTTAACGTCACGCCGAGTGGCATCGTCAA CATGGACACAGTATTCATCCTCGTGACCGTGATGCACTCTAACGCCATCTACATAATCTCGTACATCATGGGCTGGGTGTACTTCGCGGCGTGGTCCGTGTCATTCTACCCGCAAATCTACACCAACTTTAAAAGAAAAAGCGTCGTGGGCCTCAACTTCGATTTCCTTGCGCTCAATCTCATGGGCTTCACCATGTATTCGCTGTTCAATTGCGGCCTATATTTCTCTAGCGAAATACAA GCGGAATACTTCGCTCGACACCCGAAGAGTTTGAATCCAGTGCAGCTGAATGACGTCTTCTTCTCCCTCCACGCTGTATTCGCTACCCTCATTACGATAATTCAGTGCTGCCTATATGAG CGCGAGGAGCAACGTGTTTCGCTGGCGGGTCGCGGGATCTTAGGCGTCTTTGGTCTCGTAGTGATAGTGACTGCCATCTTGGGCGGCGTTGGCACCGTGGCGTGGCTCGACTTCCTATactactgtagctacataaagCTCGCCATCACACTCATCAAATATGTTCCTCAG GCGTACATGAACTACAAGCGCAAGTCGACCGTCGGCTGGAGCATCGGCAACATCTTCCTCGACTTCACGGGCGGGTTCCTCTCCATCTTCCAGATGGTGCTGAACGCGTACAACTACAACGATTGGATCTCCTTCTTCGGCGACGCCACCAAGTTCGGCCTCGGCCTGTTCTCGCTCGTGTTCGATGTGTTCTTCATTCTGCAACACTATGTGTTCTACAG